A single region of the Kwoniella botswanensis chromosome 1, complete sequence genome encodes:
- a CDS encoding ribosomal protein L16, which yields MIGSITSLLRPSSIASSSRFTLPLFPKPPTASIQQVRYRGQLAPKRTKYKKAAKGAPGTQIPIGGSLKGTTLHHGTYGLRACSSVRISAAQLSSCQMAVRRKIKPVKGAQMYLRVFPDIPVCVKGNEQRMGKGKGSFEYWSCRVSPGKVIMEIGGGGIREEIAKAALKLAQARLPLQTEFITLSSSPRLGKISHDNLASPSYARPVPNPIVELDVKDEGRAKDVVLGREAEEVDELSRRLDGAVLDDVRPAAGQEVRA from the exons ATGATCGGATCAATAACTTCCCTCCTGcgtccatcttccatcgcatcatcatcgcGATTCAccctccctctcttccccaAACCACCCACAGCGTCGATACAGCAAGTGAGGTATAGAGGTCAATTAGCACCGAAGAGGACGAAATATAAGAAAGCTGCGAAAGGTGCTCCAGGG ACTCAAATACCTATT GGAGGCTCACTAAAAGGTACTACCCTGCATCATGGAACCTACGGTCTCCGAGCATGTTCCTCCGTCCGAATCTCCGCAGCTCAACTATCATCATGTCAAATGGCCGTccgaagaaagatcaaacccGTTAAAGGTGCTCAGATGTACCTGAGGGTATTCCCAGATATCCCAGTATGTGTGAAAGGTAACGAACAGCGTATgggtaaaggaaaagggtCGTTCGAATATTGGAGTTGTAGAGTTAGTCCAGGGAAGGTTATCATGGAGATTGGAGGTGGAGGGATAAGGGAGGAAATTGCCAAAGCTG CACTAAAACTCGCCCAAGCTCGTCTCCCTTTACAAACGGAATTCATCACTCTATCCTCCTCCCCTCGACTCGGTAAGATATCGCACGATAATCTAGCCTCTCCGTCTTATGCTCGACCTGTACCTAATCCGATAGTAGAGTtagatgtgaaagatgaaggtagagCCAAGGATGTTGTTCTAGGTAGAGAGGCAGAGGAAGTTGACGAGTTGAGTAGGAGGTTGGATGGGGCCGTGTTGGATGATGTTAGACCTGCGGCTGGACAGGAGGTACGAGCGTAG